A section of the Streptomyces sp. CG1 genome encodes:
- a CDS encoding EthD family reductase yields the protein MPTKITAIYENPKSPEEFEASHHEQIELAKKIPGVNRIESAKVWPKEDGSATPAYRVLDMYFTDYDAASRAVTTEEASAFVAKVFELATGGVRLLFTDVEEI from the coding sequence ATGCCGACGAAGATCACTGCAATCTACGAGAACCCGAAATCACCCGAGGAGTTCGAGGCCAGTCACCACGAGCAGATCGAGCTGGCGAAGAAGATCCCCGGAGTCAACAGGATCGAGAGCGCGAAGGTCTGGCCGAAGGAGGACGGCAGCGCGACCCCGGCCTATCGCGTACTCGACATGTACTTCACCGACTACGATGCGGCCAGCAGGGCCGTAACGACGGAAGAGGCATCGGCGTTTGTCGCCAAGGTCTTCGAGCTGGCGACTGGCGGCGTGCGGCTCCTCTTCACAGATGTCGAGGAGATCTGA
- a CDS encoding protein kinase — protein MGRDMVLSDRYELVEKLGQGGMGTVHRGVDRQLRRTVAVKLLSSELAHDPQSRARFRREAHAAAALNHPAVATIHDVGEEPYADGPRPYLVMEYVQGATLAETLRDGPLPVAEAINVACAVLDALRHSHERGIVHRDIKPSNIMLTGPDTVKVLDFGIAKAFTEAATRITGSGAAIGTPAYLSPEQISGAEIDHRADLYAMGCLLHELLTGQTPFRGDSPFAVMHQHLYAEPEPVTRFRPQVPPAVESVILRALSKDPAERFADAGQMRAALVDALTQASMPTARAATLLPRAMRSGGRTALREKFSVSLRPSIEGALALLGCLLSVLCARGHLVDTAHFDGVAITAAVLGVVTLPWSPRLSCAVGWGPVAEAVAVNSELRRADIGSGHTYVAIAALLALAAACCLVSAIRSHERGVGSLVAFWFSATASIWYFLDDLHKLFVFYLLLPLVAVATVLWEAIELVRAGRGTEEQRRKGRPPARRLAAGSRPR, from the coding sequence GTGGGGCGGGACATGGTCCTCAGCGACCGGTACGAGCTGGTCGAGAAGCTCGGGCAGGGTGGCATGGGAACGGTCCACCGGGGGGTGGACCGGCAGTTGCGGCGCACCGTCGCGGTCAAGCTGCTCTCCTCGGAGTTGGCCCACGACCCGCAGTCGCGAGCCCGCTTCCGGCGCGAGGCACACGCGGCTGCCGCGCTGAACCATCCAGCGGTGGCCACCATCCACGACGTCGGCGAGGAGCCGTACGCGGACGGTCCGCGGCCCTACCTGGTCATGGAGTACGTGCAAGGCGCCACCCTCGCCGAGACCCTGCGCGACGGCCCACTCCCTGTCGCCGAGGCGATCAACGTGGCCTGCGCGGTACTGGACGCGCTGCGGCACAGCCACGAACGCGGCATCGTGCACCGGGACATCAAGCCCTCGAACATCATGCTCACCGGACCCGACACCGTGAAGGTCCTCGACTTCGGCATTGCCAAGGCGTTCACCGAGGCCGCCACCCGAATCACCGGCAGCGGTGCGGCCATAGGCACCCCTGCCTACCTCTCGCCCGAGCAGATCAGCGGTGCGGAGATCGACCACCGGGCCGATCTGTACGCGATGGGGTGCCTGCTGCACGAACTGCTGACCGGACAGACCCCGTTCCGCGGCGATTCGCCGTTCGCCGTCATGCATCAGCACCTGTACGCCGAACCCGAGCCGGTCACCCGGTTCCGGCCGCAGGTGCCGCCGGCGGTTGAGTCGGTGATCCTTCGCGCACTGAGCAAGGACCCGGCGGAACGATTCGCCGACGCGGGGCAGATGCGCGCGGCCCTCGTCGACGCCCTGACACAGGCCTCCATGCCGACAGCCCGGGCCGCCACGCTCCTGCCCCGGGCGATGCGGTCCGGCGGCCGAACCGCTCTCCGAGAAAAGTTCTCTGTCTCACTGCGCCCTTCCATCGAGGGCGCCCTGGCTCTTCTCGGATGCCTGCTTTCGGTGCTGTGCGCACGTGGCCATCTGGTGGACACCGCTCACTTCGACGGGGTCGCCATCACGGCCGCCGTGCTGGGAGTGGTGACGCTGCCGTGGTCGCCACGCCTGTCGTGCGCGGTGGGCTGGGGACCGGTGGCCGAGGCCGTGGCGGTCAACTCCGAACTGCGGCGTGCCGACATTGGCTCGGGCCACACGTACGTCGCCATCGCCGCCCTGCTGGCTCTGGCCGCTGCCTGCTGCCTCGTCAGTGCGATACGCAGCCATGAGCGCGGTGTCGGCTCACTGGTCGCCTTCTGGTTCAGTGCCACCGCATCGATCTGGTACTTCCTCGACGACCTGCACAAGCTTTTCGTCTTCTACCTGCTGCTGCCGCTGGTGGCCGTTGCCACGGTGTTGTGGGAGGCCATCGAACTCGTGCGCGCCGGGCGCGGGACAGAAGAGCAGCGCCGGAAGGGCCGTCCGCCAGCGCGCCGCCTGGCCGCCGGCTCACGGCCACGTTGA
- a CDS encoding PP2C family protein-serine/threonine phosphatase — protein sequence MSEERVDRSEGFGERLLGLLLDRARLMPPQLIAPLIAEEVARIGGRDVSILLQDYAQELLVPLPGRQLHVSQPEPVDGSPAGRAFLRAEIVEVPQAHGVRMYLPLLDGSDQVGVMALTLDAVADDDRRLLGRLAALVADMLVTKNAYTDQFFLARRREPISVSAEIQWNLLPPLTMSLPQVEVAGILEPAYRVAGDSFDYALNDNILHIAVIDAMGHGLDAAVMATVAIGAYRHARRVFVSLAEKYAFMDDAISRQFGPDHFVTAQLMHINIATGELELVNAGHPAPLLIRDGQVVRRLESATTLPVGFGGEPPRIREHMLQRGDRVLCYTDGIIDERVHGGEPFGEERLIRCVNRLGEEPSEWARADLRRLSHTLKSERGGRTSDDATLFMIEWHGGAADHLAVLD from the coding sequence ATGAGTGAGGAGAGGGTGGACCGGTCGGAGGGGTTCGGCGAGCGGCTGCTGGGCCTGCTGCTGGACAGAGCGCGGCTGATGCCGCCGCAGCTCATCGCCCCGCTGATCGCGGAGGAGGTGGCCAGGATCGGCGGCCGTGACGTTTCCATCCTGCTGCAGGACTACGCGCAGGAACTGCTGGTGCCGCTGCCGGGCAGGCAGCTGCACGTCAGCCAGCCCGAGCCGGTGGACGGCTCCCCCGCAGGCCGGGCCTTCCTGCGCGCCGAGATCGTCGAGGTGCCGCAGGCCCACGGTGTCCGGATGTACTTGCCGCTGCTGGACGGCAGCGACCAGGTGGGGGTGATGGCCCTCACGTTGGATGCAGTCGCCGACGACGACCGGCGCCTTTTGGGCAGGCTCGCCGCCCTGGTCGCCGACATGCTGGTCACCAAGAACGCCTACACCGACCAATTCTTCCTGGCCCGGCGCCGGGAGCCGATAAGCGTATCCGCGGAGATCCAGTGGAACCTGCTGCCGCCGCTGACGATGTCCCTTCCGCAGGTCGAGGTGGCGGGCATCCTGGAACCCGCCTACCGCGTCGCCGGCGACAGCTTCGACTACGCCCTCAACGACAACATCCTGCACATCGCCGTGATCGACGCGATGGGCCACGGCCTGGACGCCGCAGTGATGGCGACCGTGGCCATCGGCGCCTACCGGCATGCCCGGCGCGTGTTCGTCAGCCTGGCCGAGAAGTACGCATTCATGGACGATGCCATCTCCCGGCAGTTCGGACCCGACCACTTCGTCACGGCGCAGCTGATGCACATCAACATCGCCACCGGTGAGTTGGAGCTGGTCAACGCGGGCCACCCCGCGCCGCTGCTGATCCGCGACGGCCAGGTCGTGCGACGACTGGAGAGTGCGACAACACTGCCCGTCGGCTTCGGCGGTGAGCCGCCCCGGATCAGAGAACACATGCTCCAGCGGGGTGACCGGGTGCTGTGCTACACCGACGGCATCATCGACGAACGCGTCCACGGTGGGGAACCGTTCGGCGAGGAACGCCTCATCCGCTGCGTCAACCGCCTGGGAGAGGAGCCTTCCGAATGGGCGCGAGCCGATCTGCGTCGGCTCTCCCACACCCTGAAGAGCGAACGGGGCGGGCGCACCAGCGACGATGCCACCCTTTTCATGATCGAGTGGCACGGGGGCGCCGCCGACCACCTCGCCGTTCTTGACTGA